The following nucleotide sequence is from Pseudoalteromonas xiamenensis.
TGCAGACAGTGCATTACTTGGCTTGAACTGGAACGATGATAACGTGTGTGTTGAAATCGAACCTACTGGCCTTGCACGCGCGCTAGAAGACTAAGTCTCTATGTCATAGTAAGGCGAAGCGTTGCTTTGCCTTACTACTGCTCGGTTATACTCACCAGCGCGATAAGCGTCCCTTCGATTGCGCGCACGTATCCCTTACAATCACTTCCTCGAATACTCGGGGGACAATAAGGCTCAGCTCCCGCTTCCACTGCTTTATCATACGCTTCAAACACATTCGTACAGGAAATGACTAATTCATACCCTAATGCTGGTTGTTTTGGGTGGCTCCGAATGTAATTCTGCTTAAATTGCGATTGAGCCAATGGATGCGTCGCAAAGCCGACGACAATCTCACCGGTATCTAATTCGCCATAATCGCCCATTTCACTTAAATGCGCTGTAGTCAGTCCAAACGCCTGATAATAAAAATCTAAGACCTCAGGGACATCCTCCACATAAATCACCATTTTGATGACTTGCGACATAGACTCTCTCTTTTTCATATATATTCTTTTTATATTGAAGTATGGAATAGAAGTAAGTCAAATTGTGCGCTACTCGGTGTGTCCAATCGCGGCCATTTCAAATCAAAAAAGTATGCTTGAGCGGTCCCAAAATAAAGGATGGCTTTCATTATCACTAAAATATGCCAAATAAAAATTCCGCTCTAAAAGCAAAAACCCCTCGAAGCTTGTGCTTCGAGGGGTTTTAAGTTTGCGTGCGCAACTAACTACTTGTTACGATTTTCCGACATAAAGCGGCGCAACTTACGCTTTTGTGAAAGCGTCATTTTGTTGCTGCGATTTGCGTACGGGTTATCCCCTTCACGGAATTCGATTTTAATTGGCGTCCCCATGATATTAAGCGCTTTACGATAGTAGTTCATCAAGTAACGCTTATAGCTATCAGGTAAGTCATCCACTTGGTTACCGTGGATAACAATCCGAGGTGGGTTATATCCACCCGCATGCGCGTATTTTAATTTAACACGACGGCCGCGGATCATTGGCGGCTGATGGTCCGCCTGAGCCATATCCATAATACGACGTAACATTGCAGTCGACACACGACGCGTTGCAGAATCGTAAGCCTCTTCTACCGACTCAAATAAATGGCCGACACCCGTACCATGTAACGCTGAAATAAAGTGAATACGTGCAAAGTCAATAAAGCCTAAACGACGGTCAAGCTCAGATTTAATACGCTCTTTAACGTATTCATCAAGCCCGTCCCACTTATTAACGGCAATAACCAATGAACGACCTGAATTCAGAGCAAAACCAAGTAAACTTAAGTCTTGATCTGAGATCCCTTCACGTGCATCAATAACCAACAAAATAACGTTTGCGTCTTCAATCGCTTGCAACGTTTTGATTACCGAGAACTTCTCAACTACGTCTGAGACTTTCTTACGTTTACGAACACCTGCCGTATCAATCAAAATGTACTCACGATCGTTACGTGTCATTGGAATGTAAATAGAGTCACGCGTGGTGCCCGGCATATCGTAAACAATAACACGCTCTTCGCCAAGAATACGGTTTGTAAGCGTAGACTTACCTACGTTAGGGCGACCGATAATGGCCAGTTTAATTGGCTTATCTTCCGCTTCCTCTTCTTCTTCGCCTTCAACGTGTTCTTCGTCGTACGCTTCAAATTCGTTGTCGTGCTCGGCTTCTTCTTCCGCAATTTCTTCGTTCAAATCACCAAGCACAGGGCGCAGTGTATGCTCAAGTAGCTGAGTCACACCTCGGCCATGTGCAGCAGCAATGTGATGCACATCGCCTAAAGCCAGTTGGTAGAACTCAGCCGCAGCAGAATCAGCATCGATTCCGTCCGTCTTGTTAGCGACAACAAAGCTTTTCTTTTGCTGTTTACGAAGGTGCTGGGCAATACCAATATCCGCGCTCGTAAGACCCGCTCTCGCGTCGACCAAGAACAAAACGATATCAGCCTCTTCAATCGCTAACAGCGATTGTTGAGCCATTTCCGTCTCGATGCCTTCTTCAGAACCATCGATACCGCCAGTATCAACAACGATAAACTCATATCCTTCGTAACTCGCATGACCATATTTACGGTCACGAGTTAAACCAGGAAAATCGGCAACTAACGCGTCGCGAGTACGAGTTAATCGGTTAAACAGTGTAGACTTACCAACATTAGGTCGCCCTACCAGAGCGATCACAGGAAGCATATACAACCCCTTCAATAAACAACAAAAGGCTTCGCAATGCGAAGCCTCAAAAAACCATTCGGATTATTCCGGATTAAGGCTTGGCGATTGCGCTAATCTCGCCATCGCGGGTGATAACGATTAATTTATCGTCCGCTTGAATCGGTTCAACATAGAAGCCTGAACCATCAAATTCTGCTCGAGCAACGAGTTCACCCGTTGTTCGATTCAACCAATGTAGATTACCTTCTTGGTCACCCAATGCTAAATAGTCACCCAAAACACCTGGTCCAGTTAAATACCAACCGCGCAGCGCTGATTGACTCCAACGTTCAATACCAGAATCTTTGTCGAGTGCATAAACCACACCGTCACTATCAACAAGGTAAATCGTTTGACCTTCGATGGTCATTTCACGGTAGCTGCTGTACTCACGTTTCCAAACCACGTTGCCGGTACGTAAGTCCAGTGCCGCTAAGTTGCCATTATAGGCTATTGAGTAAACATATGCGCCACTAACCAGTGGTTTTGTGTCAACATCAACAAGACGTTCAAATTCTGAAGCGCCTTTTGCCACTGCAACATCCGCGCTCCATGCTGCGAAACCTGAATTTGCAATCAATACAGATAGACGTCCCGTTTCCTCACCAACCAACACACCGCCCGCCGCAACGTTTGGTGAGCTGAGGCCGCGCAAGGTTAATGCTGGCATCTCTTGTTCATACGTCCAACGTTCTTCACCCGTATCTGGGTGTAAAGCAAGTAACTTACCTGAACCTAGATTGACATAGATAAGACCTTCGCCTGCGGCTGGTGTAGACAGCGCTTCGCCCGGCACCGATTTACGCCATAACACTTCACCCGTTTCTCTATCAAGCGCGATAACCGAACCGTGTTCAGAGCCGATGTAAAGCTTTCCAAACGCCTGCAAAATGCCACCTGACAATTTTGCACCTTCACCGCCTTGCCATGGCCAAATTGAACTGTTTTCACGCACATCAGTGCGCCATAAACGCTTACCATCCGCTAATGCGAATGCGGAAACAATACCATCGCGAGAGGCAGCATAAACGGTGTCTTTATAAACGGCAGGCGTTAAACGCGAGAAATAATGCTCTACGCCATTGCCGACACTTTCTTGCCAAACGACTTGCGTTTTAAACTGGTTATTAATTTCAGGTAACACCAATTCTTCTTCATCTTTCGATGTACAACCCGCCAATAAAGCAGAGCCACAGAGCGCAAGTACAGCTAGACTGAACTTCTTCATTCTCACTCCTTAGTTTGCAGCTTGAGCGAGATTGTCTAACTTCGTTTGTAGGGTTGGGTTATTGTCCAAACCACCTTTATCAACCGCTTGTTGGTATGCTGCGCGCGCCGCGGCTTCATCACCCAAAGACAGTTTAATATCACCTTTGATTTCTGCTACTTGAGCCGCGAAACCTTCTGGCATTTTTTGCTCAAGCGTTGCAAAAGCAACATCTGCTTGACCAAGGGCCGCTTGAACTCGAGCTAAGCGAAGTAATGCTGTTGCTTTGAGCTCTTCATTTTTCACATTTTCAGCTGCCCACGTTAATTTCTCAGCGGCTTTGTCCAGTTGTTTTTGTTCAACGGCTTCTTTCGCCGCGACAAATGCAGCTAATACCGCGTAATTTGAGCCTGAGTTATCCGCAATGAACGCATCGCTCTTTGCCAAAGCGTCTTCAGATTCAACAAACGTGTTGAACGCATTTGATGCTTTGTCTGCCACATCGATTTGATGCGCATTATAGGCTTTCCAGCCATAAAGGCCGCCAAGACCTAAGACAATACCCAGTGCAAGTGAAACACCATTTTCACGGAAAAATCGTTTTATTGCTTCGGCTTGTTGTTCTTCTGTTGAATAAATTTCCATGCTTACCTCTTATGCAATCAAGTCCGCTAGAAGTGTTTTAACTTCGTTTATAGAAAGCGTAACTTGTTCTTTTTCTTCGCGCAGATACTTAACTGTAACCACACCTTGTGCCAACTCATCTTCCCCAAAAATCAGAGCGACGAGTGCACCGCTTTTATCTGCACGCTTAAATTGTTTCTTAAAGTTGCCACCGCCCGCGTGAACCATTACGCGAAGACCAGCCACTGACGTACGCAGTTCTTCTGCTATCACTGGCGCGGCAATACTAGCTTTATCACCCATTGCTGCGACAAAAACATCAACATCACGTCGAAGTTCACCAACACAGTCTAATGCTTGAAGAAGTAGAACTAAACGCTCCATCCCCATCGCAAAACCAACCGCTGGCGTGGCTTTACCGCCCAGTTGCTCAACGAGACCATCGTAACGACCACCCGCACACACCGTACCTTGAGGCTCCTAAACTATCGGTAACCCATTCAAAAACAGTGCGATTATAGTAGTCCAAACCACGAACTAGCTTTTCGTTAACCTGGTATTGGATGCCTGCTGCGTCTAAACGTTCACATAAATTTGCAAAATGTTCGCGAGATTCTTCATCGAGATGCTCAGACAGCTTTGGCGCATCCACTAACACCGCTTGAATGTCCGCATTTTTAGTGTCTAGAACGCGCAATGGATTTGAATACATACGACGCTTTGCATCTTCATCCAATACATCAATGTGCTGTTCAAGGAAAGCGACCAATGCATCACGGTAATTCGCACGAGCTTCGTTTGAACCCAATGAATTTAATTCAAGGCGAACGTAATCACTAATCCCAAAAGCTTTCCACAAACGTGCTGTAAGCAAAATAACTTCTGCATCAATATCCGCTGTTGCTACGCCAAACGCTTCCAATCCAAACTGATGGAACTGACGGTAGCGACCTTTTTGTGGGCGTTCATGGCGAAACATCGGTCCCATGTACCAAAGACGTTGTTCTTGGTTGTATAGCAAGCCATTTTCATTGCCCGCACGTACACAGACAGCTGTACCTTCAGGGCGAAGCGTCAGACTGTCACCATTGCGATCGGCAAACGTGTACATTTCTTTCTCAACAATGTCGGTCACTTCACCAATTGAACGCTTAAATAAGTCCGTTGACTCTACGATTGGGAAACGAATTTCTTGATATCCGTAAGACGCAACGGTCTCACGTAAGATGCCTTCAACTTTCTGCCAAATTTGCGTATCGCCTGGCAGACAATCGTTCATGCCACGAATTGCCTGAATTTGTTTTGCCACGAAAAAATCCTAACCTTTAATCAATGCACTGTGCGCTTCAAAGCCACAGGAGAGGGAGCTGTCCCAGAATATAGAAAATAAATAGCTCGCTATTATAACTAGCTCGGCTAAAACGTAAACGATCTTTAAACGAAAAAGGTGGTTATTCTACCACCTTTACATCGATTTTGCTTTGTAAATATCCGCGGATCTGCGCTTCAAGTTGATCAACGACATCATCATTGTCAATGCGTGTTTTTTGACGTTCACCATTGATGTATAAACCCGACTTACGATTTGCTCCCGCAAGCCCTATATCGCTCACTAAAGCTTCACCGGGACCGTTCACCACGCAACCAATGACCGAAACCGTAATAGGATCAATAATGTCTTCTAATCGTTCTTCAAGTTGATTCATGGTATTAACCACATCAAACTCTTGTCTTGAACAACTAGGGCAAGCGATGAAGTTAATGCCTCGAGAGCGAATGCGCAGAGACTTTAAGATGTCATAACCCACTTTCACTTCTTGAACAGGATCGGCAGCTAATGAAATTCGGAGCGTATCCCCTATTCCTTCAGCCAGCAACATACCGAGACCAACTGCGGATTTTACAGAACCAGCACGAAATCCACCGGCTTCCGTAATCCCTAGGTGAAGTGGCTGCTCGATTTCTTTAGCAAGCAAACGGTACGCACCTACGGCAAGAAACACATCTGATGCTTTCACAGAAACTTTAAACTGGTCAAAATCATAGCGACGTAAGATGTCGACATGACGCATTGCAGACTCGAGTAACGCCTCAGGTGTCGGCTCGCCATATTTTTCTTGTAGATCTCGCTCGAGAGAGCCGCCATTGACACCAATTCGAATCGGAATACTGTGCGTTTTTGCCGCATCAATCACCGCACGAATTCGATCTTCACTACCGATGTTACCAGGATTGATGCGTAAACAATCCGCGCCATAATCTGCTACTTTTAGCGCGATACGGTAATCAAAGTGAATATCCGCAACGACCGGAATATCGACTTGTTCTTTAATGCTACGAAACGCTTCAGCTGCGTCCATTGTCGGCACGGACACACGAACTAAATCAGCGCCAGCCATCTGAATTGCACGGATTTGCGCGACGGTTGCATCAACATCCATCGTGTTGGTATTCGTCATCGACTGAACAGCGATTGGTGCACCATCACCAATGGGTACATTGCCCACATAAATGCGTGTCGACTTTCTACGTATGATAGGAGATTCTGAAAACATCACGATTACTCAGTTAACGGTAATTTAAATTTAGCTAAGCGATTCTTTTGCAAGTGCGACAAATCAACTGGCTGACCATCGAGCGTCACATCCACCGCGTGATGTTTGACTAGCACCACTGAAAATGGTGCTTTACCCGCAACCGTCATTCGATAACCCGCCTTTTTGACACCAAACGCTATGCGCTCAGACGTAGCATCAAAAATTTCAACCCAGCTTTCTTCACGGAAATTCATCACAATTGTACTCAAACCATCACTCGCTTTCGAGTTGTTTTCCGCTTTATCTGCGCTTAAATCGGATACTGGTGGTTCCACAATCGGCGCACTTTCTGCCGTTTCAACCTCGACGTTTTCAAGTTTATCTGCGAGTTTTTCAAGTTCAGGTGCACTGTCATTGCTCTCGGCTTGCGTCAATTCAATGGTTTGTGCAGTGTTATTTGGCGGCGTTATTTCCGATGACGAGGTTGTCTGCCACCACCAAAAAATAGACGATCCTATCACCAAGGCCAAAATGGCGTAGCTTACCCACATTAGACGACTGTCGTTTGCCTCTTTTTCTGTACGGCGCGAAAAGCTTTTCATTCGACGAGACTTTTCAGGTACTGGATGGCCCACATAAAGCGCAAAGACTTCGTCTTGGTTTAGCTCCACAATCCGGCAATATGCCTTGATATAGCCACGGACAAAGGTTTCCGGTCCGAGTGTCAGGTAATCATCCGCTTCAATGCGTTCGATTTGTTGTGGCGTAATTTTAAGCTGAGTCGCAATAAAGTCGACGCTTATATTTCGGCTTGCACGCGCCTGCGCTAGGGTTTGTCCGAGAGTGTTTTGCGGTTGTGTATTTTCTTCTTCGCTCATAGCTTGTAGGTACTTGGATCCACGACTAATAAGGAGTACCCCTCTTTAGGGTCACGTCCGGTGTTAATTTATTCCAACGCATCAATTCATCGACCATAACCTGATAGCGATTCGCCACATCCAGTAACGAGTCACCGGCTTCGATCGGTGCAGTAACACGAGGGTTGTTTAAATAGACTTTGCTGCCAATCGACAAACGAGCCGATTCTTTAAGGTCATTCCATTGTAATAACATAGCAAGTTTAATGTTGTATTTAACCGAAACACTAAACAGATTTTCACCAATTTGCAGTTCATGAAATGGCACTTTAGGTAACTGAATATCAGGGTTCAACAACGTATTTTCGCTCGTACTAGAAACTGACGAAGACTCGACAAAACTAACCTGTGGTTGCGAACCTTCCTCACTAAACACGATGTCATTTGGATCCGGTTCATAAAACTGCACTGGGTGCGCTTCTGTTTCAGTACGCGCTTCTGTACGAGGTTTTTGAGCCGTTCTAATGGACACGCTGCTCGCTGTACTTTCAGGTTTACTTATTTTCTGTTTGGGCGCTGAATCAACTCTGAATTGCCCCTTGTTTTCGGCCTGACTTGAGGCAATTTTTCGCGTTATTTTTATCGTTGGCTGTTTTACAAAACGCTCATTACCATCATGCGTTAACGCGTCCAATTGTGCTTGGCGGTATTGCTCTCGAAGTTGCTCTACATCACTTTGAGCAATCGTGTTGTCTCTTACCCATCCGGCTTGTTGAGAGGTTGGATAGGTTTGCAATAATGTTTTGCTTTGTGTTTGAGCTTGTTCGATACGTCCCATACGCGTATCAACCAAGTAGTGAATAAACAAACTTTCCGCAGAGATGAAGCCCTTGTCCTCAAACAGTTTTAAAACTTGCTGCGCTTGGTGCAAATCACTTTTTGCATACAGAAGCGAAGCCAGCAACAACAGTGAAGATTGGCGCTGACCATTGTGATTTATGGCACTGCGAAGGTGTTGTTCAGCCGCATCAAATTTATTGTCTTTAATCGAACACAAGGCCAAATTTTCATAACTTTGCGCAACACGCAAATAGCTTGGAATGGCTATCGCTTTTAAAAACTGTTCATTTGCTGCACCGTATTCACCGATACCACACAAAAATGCACCATAGTTATTTAAGGTATTCGGGTCGTTCGGCTCAATTTCAAGCGCCTTGATATAGGCGTTTTTGGCCATCGCATTTTCACCGACGTTTTGATAGTAATAAGCAAGGGAGTAATGCACTTCAGGTAACGACGGTGCAAGATTTAAAGCTCGCTCTAAATTAAACTTCGCTTGTGTGGTGTTGCCGGTAGTAAGGTATTGTAACGCTAAAGAAACACGCGTTTTCGCCGCTTCGATGTTATCAATTTTATTTTCAACGACAGGTTGTTCGCTACCAACGTAAGTGGTTTGCGTTACGCATCCGCTTAGTGCAAACATCGTGAAGGGTAAGACAAGTACTTTTCGCATTACGTTTTGCATCTCAATCCGTTATTGCCTTTATATTACCGAAAAGCCTTTGTGATTCATCTATTTTTCGAAAATTGAATGGGATTTTTCAAAATTCGTTAAAACAAAGGGGGTAAAGCCTGACGACCTACCCCCATTTTTGATTTAGCCCGCGTTGATTGAGACATCAATCGCGTTGTCATCAAGCTGCTTTTTCTTCAATAAGCGCTTCGTACGGTCTTTAACATCTCCGACCAACTGACCGCAGGCAGCATCAATGTCATCGCCACGTGTACGGCGAACGATACAGGTAAGACCAGCTTCTTGTAAGACCTTCGAAAAGCGGTCAATACGACTGTTACTTGAACGCTGATAATCACTTCCTGGGAACGGATTAAACGGGATCAAGTTGATTTTCGACGGTGTGCCTTTCAATACTTGAACCAATTCATGAGCGTGATCGGTTGAGTCGTTAATGCCTTGCAACATTACGTATTCAATAGTCACATCTTTGTTCGCTTTAGAGCCATCGATATAACGGCGACATGCAGCCAAGAATTCTTCAATTGGGTACTTTTTGTTGATTGGCACAATTTCATCACGAAGCGGGTTGTTTGGCGCGTGCAATGAAATTGCAAGCGCAACGTCAATTTTCTCTTTAAGTAAATCTAGTGCAGGAACAACACCTGACGTACTCAGCGTTACACGACGTTTTGATAGGCCAAATGCCCAATCGTCCATCATCAGTTCCATCGCTGGAACAACGTTGTTGAGATTCAGAAGCGGCTCACCCATGCCCATCATTACCACGTTCGTAATAGGACGACGTGTGCTGTCGTTATACAAACCGATGTCGGTCGCAACGCGCCATACTTGGCCAATGATTTCAGACACTTTTAGGTTACGGTTAAAACCCTGTTGCGCTGTTGAGCAGAACGTACATTCAAGCGCACACCCAACCTGCGAAGACACACACAGCGTTGCGCGGTCTTTTTCTGGGATCCAAACACTCTCAACTTCTTGACCACCTTCAAGGCGTAGTGCGTATTTAATCGTACCATCTGATGCAACTTGCTTAACCGCGATTTCCGGTGCCTTGATTTCGCATTTTTCAATCAATGTCGCACGTAGCTTTTTGTTAAGGTTGCTCATATCGTCAAAGTTGTCGACACCA
It contains:
- the der gene encoding ribosome biogenesis GTPase Der; translated protein: MLPVIALVGRPNVGKSTLFNRLTRTRDALVADFPGLTRDRKYGHASYEGYEFIVVDTGGIDGSEEGIETEMAQQSLLAIEEADIVLFLVDARAGLTSADIGIAQHLRKQQKKSFVVANKTDGIDADSAAAEFYQLALGDVHHIAAAHGRGVTQLLEHTLRPVLGDLNEEIAEEEAEHDNEFEAYDEEHVEGEEEEEAEDKPIKLAIIGRPNVGKSTLTNRILGEERVIVYDMPGTTRDSIYIPMTRNDREYILIDTAGVRKRKKVSDVVEKFSVIKTLQAIEDANVILLVIDAREGISDQDLSLLGFALNSGRSLVIAVNKWDGLDEYVKERIKSELDRRLGFIDFARIHFISALHGTGVGHLFESVEEAYDSATRRVSTAMLRRIMDMAQADHQPPMIRGRRVKLKYAHAGGYNPPRIVIHGNQVDDLPDSYKRYLMNYYRKALNIMGTPIKIEFREGDNPYANRSNKMTLSQKRKLRRFMSENRNK
- the pilW gene encoding type IV pilus biogenesis/stability protein PilW, whose amino-acid sequence is MRKVLVLPFTMFALSGCVTQTTYVGSEQPVVENKIDNIEAAKTRVSLALQYLTTGNTTQAKFNLERALNLAPSLPEVHYSLAYYYQNVGENAMAKNAYIKALEIEPNDPNTLNNYGAFLCGIGEYGAANEQFLKAIAIPSYLRVAQSYENLALCSIKDNKFDAAEQHLRSAINHNGQRQSSLLLLASLLYAKSDLHQAQQVLKLFEDKGFISAESLFIHYLVDTRMGRIEQAQTQSKTLLQTYPTSQQAGWVRDNTIAQSDVEQLREQYRQAQLDALTHDGNERFVKQPTIKITRKIASSQAENKGQFRVDSAPKQKISKPESTASSVSIRTAQKPRTEARTETEAHPVQFYEPDPNDIVFSEEGSQPQVSFVESSSVSSTSENTLLNPDIQLPKVPFHELQIGENLFSVSVKYNIKLAMLLQWNDLKESARLSIGSKVYLNNPRVTAPIEAGDSLLDVANRYQVMVDELMRWNKLTPDVTLKRGTPY
- the ispG gene encoding flavodoxin-dependent (E)-4-hydroxy-3-methylbut-2-enyl-diphosphate synthase, coding for MFSESPIIRRKSTRIYVGNVPIGDGAPIAVQSMTNTNTMDVDATVAQIRAIQMAGADLVRVSVPTMDAAEAFRSIKEQVDIPVVADIHFDYRIALKVADYGADCLRINPGNIGSEDRIRAVIDAAKTHSIPIRIGVNGGSLERDLQEKYGEPTPEALLESAMRHVDILRRYDFDQFKVSVKASDVFLAVGAYRLLAKEIEQPLHLGITEAGGFRAGSVKSAVGLGMLLAEGIGDTLRISLAADPVQEVKVGYDILKSLRIRSRGINFIACPSCSRQEFDVVNTMNQLEERLEDIIDPITVSVIGCVVNGPGEALVSDIGLAGANRKSGLYINGERQKTRIDNDDVVDQLEAQIRGYLQSKIDVKVVE
- a CDS encoding bifunctional tRNA (adenosine(37)-C2)-methyltransferase TrmG/ribosomal RNA large subunit methyltransferase RlmN, with amino-acid sequence MDTNVKKINLLDLNREGMRELFSSFGEKPFRADQVMKWIYHFGVDNFDDMSNLNKKLRATLIEKCEIKAPEIAVKQVASDGTIKYALRLEGGQEVESVWIPEKDRATLCVSSQVGCALECTFCSTAQQGFNRNLKVSEIIGQVWRVATDIGLYNDSTRRPITNVVMMGMGEPLLNLNNVVPAMELMMDDWAFGLSKRRVTLSTSGVVPALDLLKEKIDVALAISLHAPNNPLRDEIVPINKKYPIEEFLAACRRYIDGSKANKDVTIEYVMLQGINDSTDHAHELVQVLKGTPSKINLIPFNPFPGSDYQRSSNSRIDRFSKVLQEAGLTCIVRRTRGDDIDAACGQLVGDVKDRTKRLLKKKQLDDNAIDVSINAG
- the bamB gene encoding outer membrane protein assembly factor BamB; amino-acid sequence: MKKFSLAVLALCGSALLAGCTSKDEEELVLPEINNQFKTQVVWQESVGNGVEHYFSRLTPAVYKDTVYAASRDGIVSAFALADGKRLWRTDVRENSSIWPWQGGEGAKLSGGILQAFGKLYIGSEHGSVIALDRETGEVLWRKSVPGEALSTPAAGEGLIYVNLGSGKLLALHPDTGEERWTYEQEMPALTLRGLSSPNVAAGGVLVGEETGRLSVLIANSGFAAWSADVAVAKGASEFERLVDVDTKPLVSGAYVYSIAYNGNLAALDLRTGNVVWKREYSSYREMTIEGQTIYLVDSDGVVYALDKDSGIERWSQSALRGWYLTGPGVLGDYLALGDQEGNLHWLNRTTGELVARAEFDGSGFYVEPIQADDKLIVITRDGEISAIAKP
- a CDS encoding RodZ domain-containing protein encodes the protein MSEEENTQPQNTLGQTLAQARASRNISVDFIATQLKITPQQIERIEADDYLTLGPETFVRGYIKAYCRIVELNQDEVFALYVGHPVPEKSRRMKSFSRRTEKEANDSRLMWVSYAILALVIGSSIFWWWQTTSSSEITPPNNTAQTIELTQAESNDSAPELEKLADKLENVEVETAESAPIVEPPVSDLSADKAENNSKASDGLSTIVMNFREESWVEIFDATSERIAFGVKKAGYRMTVAGKAPFSVVLVKHHAVDVTLDGQPVDLSHLQKNRLAKFKLPLTE
- a CDS encoding YfgM family protein, whose protein sequence is MEIYSTEEQQAEAIKRFFRENGVSLALGIVLGLGGLYGWKAYNAHQIDVADKASNAFNTFVESEDALAKSDAFIADNSGSNYAVLAAFVAAKEAVEQKQLDKAAEKLTWAAENVKNEELKATALLRLARVQAALGQADVAFATLEQKMPEGFAAQVAEIKGDIKLSLGDEAAARAAYQQAVDKGGLDNNPTLQTKLDNLAQAAN
- a CDS encoding VOC family protein, encoding MSQVIKMVIYVEDVPEVLDFYYQAFGLTTAHLSEMGDYGELDTGEIVVGFATHPLAQSQFKQNYIRSHPKQPALGYELVISCTNVFEAYDKAVEAGAEPYCPPSIRGSDCKGYVRAIEGTLIALVSITEQ